CCGCGATAACTGAAACGGCTGCGGAAGCGTGGCCGTTGTCTACCTGGACGGTGACGCCCTGCTGGATATTGCTGGAGGAGGTGAGCGACTCGCGGATCGCACCCACCATGCGGGCGGTGGAGCCGCCGAGGTTGTACACGCCCGAGACCTCGCGGGCAGCGATGCCAGCAATCTTGCTGACGACGGTGTCTTCAATGATGGTGGAGCCATAGTCAGTAACCAGGACTTCATTTGTCGACTGCGTTTCAGTCACGACAGAGGTCGAGGTAGCTGGGGTCTGCTCGGTAGGTGTGGAGTTAGTCATGGGAACCCTCTCGAAGCTCACAGGCACAGTGACAAATCCATTAAATTGCCATGTCATCCATGCTTCAGATGCAATTTCTCAGTACGAAGACAACTCTACAGAAAACAAAAATGGCGCAAGGTCAAACGCTATTTGTGTTTCCGGTACACTTCGTGGTTTAATACTCGAGTTGCTTTAACAACGGCATTTCTGCTGGAAACCGCAGGGTGCCGATGGTGAGGCGAACATGACACCTTTGCACAGGCGATCGTCGTAAGGCGAAAGACTGACGAAGGCCTCATGATCGGGTACAGGTCAAAGGACACTTCCGAGAATGGGGACCGGAGAAGGGGCATGGCAAATAAACAGCGGCAGTACGCAAGGGCCACGCTTATCCCG
The Corynebacterium breve genome window above contains:
- a CDS encoding Asp23/Gls24 family envelope stress response protein; this translates as MTNSTPTEQTPATSTSVVTETQSTNEVLVTDYGSTIIEDTVVSKIAGIAAREVSGVYNLGGSTARMVGAIRESLTSSSNIQQGVTVQVDNGHASAAVSVIAEYGVAIHELANAIRENIISAITRMTGLIVDKVDVTVHDIHLPSLDNEVDETTKQVEQ